CTACCAGTTTGCCGCGGGGATGTAGCCGCCGTGGTCCCCTTCGCCGACCGAATCCTTCATGGCGCGTCAAGGGGGTGGCTACTGACCGTCTGGGTCCAGCCCGGTGCAAAGAAAAACGAGGTTGTCGGGGTTCTTGATGGTCGACTGAAACTGCGGATCGCTGCTCGCCCCGTGGAGAACAAGGCCAATATTGCCTTGACCGGGTTTGTTGCCGAGCAGCTGGGATTGCGTCGCAACCAGGTGGAACTGATTGTTGGGGCGACAGGCAGA
This is a stretch of genomic DNA from Desulfonatronum thioautotrophicum. It encodes these proteins:
- a CDS encoding DUF167 domain-containing protein, with product MVPFADRILHGASRGWLLTVWVQPGAKKNEVVGVLDGRLKLRIAARPVENKANIALTGFVAEQLGLRRNQVELIVGATGRKKMLRIIAEREPDWERLAPTGKEGTRTNS